A window of Athene noctua chromosome 27, bAthNoc1.hap1.1, whole genome shotgun sequence genomic DNA:
AGGGTTCCCACTCCTCAGGGATGCTTACGGGCATGGGTGCAGGTTCTGGATCGCCATCACAGCCAGGCCATTGGCCATCTTGTCCGTGAAGCTCATGGCGCCGTAGACAAACGCgctgctgtgctgggagggaagaggaaacCTCATCGGgccagccccaccagcagcctgGTGCCGGCAGCGAGAGCCTTGTGCCCTCTCATGGGCAGAGCCCACATTACAGCAGGGCctgggcacagggagctgggTTGCCCACACCCCTCCAGCAGAGCCCCCTCGCAGGGATCTCCATCCCACACCAGTGACCATCGCAGCCCACGGGCTCCGAGCCCCGCTGGGATACCCCGGCCCATCGTGCCGGGAGGAGCAGATGTACCGTGTTGGTGCCGATGAGGTCTGCTGTCATGGAGAGGGAGGTGACCAGGATGGTGGCAGAGCCAGCCCCAAGCAGTGCAGCTGCCCCGTAGATTTCTGCTCCCATCTGCCCGGCCAGGATCACCCAGGAGGCAAAGGCCAAGATCACCAGGATGCCCACGAAGTAGGTCAGCTGCTCCAGGCCAGCGTGGGGACCGGCAGAGGGAGAAGAGAGCTCAGACATCCAGCAAGGCAGGGCCaaatggggaggggatgggggtcAGCTGCTGCCTAGGACCTGCAGGGGACAGCCCCTGGCTCTCTCCCAGCTGGATTTAAACGAGGAGCCCCCAAACAGCAAGTGCCTTGCAGTGGTCCAGGCTGTTTTACAGCACTGGCCACAGCCTAAGAGCCAAGCGCCCTGCAGAGCTGTAGGCAGGGTGCCCAGGTAGGGCACGGGGACACCAGCTGGCCAGAGAGATGGGGACTTACTGGGGGAAATGGTGCTTGCTGCAGTGTGGAGGGGGATGCACTGGAGACCCCCACACCTGCCCAGGGTGGCTCAGCCAAACCACCCCTCTCTGCACCATGAGACTCTCCCAGCTCGGTCAGGGCTGCACAGGACAGGCTGACTCTGGACCAGCATCACTTTCCCCAGCCTCAGAGACGTGCAGGAATGCCCCATGCCCCATCGCCCTGCCCACCACCCGCACTGTTCCAGTGGGACCCACGCTGCTGCAGAGGATGCATGAGGGGTCCCTGCTCTCCAGTCAGGCTCAGGTGTGCTGAGTGCTCTGCTCGCTTGTGCGGTCAGGATCTGGTCCCTGAGCCTCTCCTTGGGTCTAACTCAAAAACCACTAGGCCCTCAGGACTCACATTTCGACCTATCCACTTATTCACGGGCTTCatgaggaaggaggagaggaaccCACTGATGTACATCACCAGGGGGATGGTGGCGATGTATTTCTGCAAGAGATGAGGTCAGGGAGAAGATGAGCTCTGGACCATCAACACAGGACCCCTGGCTATGTGACCCTGACACACAGGCAGGGACCTGCCCCGCGCCCACCTTGGGCAGCAGCAGTGAGTTGGTCAGGTACATGGTGATGTAGGTCTGGGACAGGTTGACGATGAGCCGGGTGGCCATGTACAGCACTGCGACCTGTGAGGGGACAGAGACAGGGCAGCACTGCTCAGCCTGTGCAAGCTGGGGGTAGGGAAGGCTTGGAAGGTACCTTCCATGACCCACCCTGTCATAGCACAGATGCCCACTGAGAAGGGGACAGCCCCTCTGATGTGGTACACAGGTGCCCAGTACAGCACATCTCTCTGAGCTCACCCGCACCACGGGCATGTCCCGCAGCACCCAGACAGGgcagcagcccaggagcagccccaccAGCGCTGCCCACGGCTGTACCTGGTAGAAGGCAGGCTCCAGCAGCCAGTCTTTCCAGATCAGCAGTGGGTGTGGGTGGCTCGTaggctccttctgcagcagaggTGTGCTCTCCTCCAGCTGGGGCAATGAGCCCGGCGGGTATGGCTTCTCTTTGGTGCCCAGGTGGAAGATGAAGGAGAAcacggcccccagccccaccacaatGAGGGACAGGTTCTGGGAGAGGTAAAAGGTGTGAGCATAGCAGGGGGTGCCCTTTGCCTGCCCATCATCCACCCCCCAGCCTGGTGGATAAAGAGGGGTTCCCAAAAACCCAGGGAGAGCTCAGTACGGCCCCTGCCCATTGCTGTAGTGAGGTTTCAGGGCACTGACATTTCACTCCCTCTGGTACCTCCCCAGTGGACCCATGTCCCACCCAGGGAAGAGAGAACCCCAGGGACTGACTTACCCGAAATATAGGGACATCCTGGATGCCCAGGTGCTCTGTGCGGTCAGGCTGGTCCACCTGGAAGTTCAGCAGGAGCCAGGCCAGGCCATACACAGTGATATTGGCCATGACAGTAAAGGCATACCTGAGGGAAGAGACCACCTCAGGGTGGGGCAGAGGGACAAGCGCAGCTCCAGGCACTGCAGGGACACCTTGACCCCAGGCTGCCCACCAAGCCAGGCATGCTACGGCCAGCTTTGCACCCCAGTGTCGCTCCTGAGGTGACACCTCCAAGAGCAAACAG
This region includes:
- the MFSD12 gene encoding major facilitator superfamily domain-containing protein 12, with product MAEPSAGAAELPLRARLSFAAGHFLNDLCASLWFTYLLLYLHAVLGYGHRLAGALLLAGQAADGLCTPLLGYEADRSAGCGRYGRRKSWHLAGTTCVLVSFPFIFNPCLGCKENTPQWAAFIYYLPFIIIFQFGWAATQISHLSLIPELVTSDHEKVELTAFRYAFTVMANITVYGLAWLLLNFQVDQPDRTEHLGIQDVPIFRNLSLIVVGLGAVFSFIFHLGTKEKPYPPGSLPQLEESTPLLQKEPTSHPHPLLIWKDWLLEPAFYQVAVLYMATRLIVNLSQTYITMYLTNSLLLPKKYIATIPLVMYISGFLSSFLMKPVNKWIGRNLTYFVGILVILAFASWVILAGQMGAEIYGAAALLGAGSATILVTSLSMTADLIGTNTHSSAFVYGAMSFTDKMANGLAVMAIQNLHPCPTELCCPACISFYHWVMVLVTGGIAIAAIASLCCIMVWPIRIRYHAICLQGLSGVGASYGGTESMEGRSPSGTVN